DNA from Helicoverpa zea isolate HzStark_Cry1AcR chromosome 5, ilHelZeax1.1, whole genome shotgun sequence:
CCCCTTAGCTAAGGGATAAGTTTGTGTTTCTTAAAGCAATCCCCCCCAATACCTACTCCCAGTTTGGTAGTCGTTTTGGCAGAAGGTTAAAAAAGAGGACAAAACTTTGGGAGCCCAATATTCACCACACACAAACCAACAGCACACACTTTCACGAATTCACTGGAACCGTAACGGTACAATTATGATACCTGGTATGACACGTTACGTGAGTCAGTCTGCATACACGTTGAAATATCTCTGCTTTTATGACACAGAGGTCGAATGAGCCACTTAAAGGTGTGACTGCTTGAACCTCAATGTGAGTGAAGATTTTAAACATGTATGAAAACGTTCCCAACTTGTTAGAGATGCATCTCAGATTATTCTTAATGGTCAAGCTTGTTTTATTGCGAAAATGATAGAAAATCTGAAGACGTTTCTCCGATTTTCTATCTGAAAGAATGACTGAATGCTCCATGCAGATTGTAATGACCACACCCTGAAAGACGATTCCAAAATGATTGGGATAAGGCTAGGCACatgataatttaaagaaaacttCATATCGGAAAAACAATTTCCAAGTTATCATATCGAAAAACCTTCATTACTATGTTTTTGTGTTGTAATGCAACCCACAAAATTTTCCGTAATCATCACAAGAAACAATCTTACGATTGATGTTAAAAAACCGGAACAGTTACGAATCGTATCGGATGTTATGTTCTAATGTATTCAATAGTTGCGCTCGCGCAGGCAACGTGTAACGTAACGCGGTTTAAAATCACTAATTGTAGTGAATAATTATTGCAATGTAATAGTAATTTGTAGGTATTCGTTATGATTTGTTGCGGTTTTTTTCAGACACATGTAGGTTAACCGCGTTTGTGAGTTTGCTTAATGACTACGTCAACTAAGTTAACCTACTTACGCAcgttttttgcaaaatataacTAATTGTCAGCTTATATTTCCGGCATAGCTTTTTAGGGAGCGAGCGACAGTTTTACAAGATCTAAGCGCCATGCCATCACACAGAAACGAATTGTTACATTGGAAAATAAACGGGTCTTGGTATCCGCCATAACGCATTTTCTTCATATAACAGCTTATTATTACACTACAGCTAAGTATATTCGATACATTATCCATAACTGTACCATAATTGCATTTCCCATGTTAAGTTCAAGTTTATTCACGGCATGCGTTCTCGCAATAACTGTTAGATACGATAATGTAAATCAATTTATTGACACAAAATATCTCGTGACTACGATCCCTGCTATGTCATGACAATGTAGGCGTTTGAAGTGATATAtgacattattatattgtaaattaGTTGCTTTATGACGGAATGCGGATCTTAAATTATGTTCcgcaaataaaaatgaatgaaaagtcGTATTTTTTGTTAGCCAGTTCCTGGTTTCCTGCCAGTTGGTATCGTCGTTGACTCAAACAAACCACATTTTAAGCAAATTGCTGCATTATTTTACAGTTAAATTGTGGAACGccagattttattaaaatatattgatgAGGACCCATGcaatagaataaataatattatatctatagaGACCACTAACTTAATATTTTGTCTCACAATAAAGTGCAATAATGGTTTAATGTCCGTTAATCCCTAGACAAAAACGATGTGTGAACGAAGCTTTAAGCTGACTCAAATATAGTTTCATGTGataaactaggtaggtactaacgtgtttaaaaaaaaaacaatcctgAAAATACTTCTGTAAACGATGAAGTCACTTGGCCATAATTTCTTAACATTTGCACGCTTGTTCGTGGTTTATCTCTGTGAAAAAGTGCACGTATAAATCTGTCTTGCAAACACTTTGGACAAACATTGTGTCATCACTGTTTATGTTAATCATGCTTGCTTAAGTTTCGGGAAGTACTTAGATAGCTTTGCGCTCTGAATCCAAAAACAAGCAATCGAGACACCAAGACTTTTCGTTTGAGAACATTTCGTGGTTGTGCGGGATGACTAAGTTTATTGTCGAACAAAATTACAGCTATAACGTAATTTAACTACATCGAAccataaaagtaacaaaataacaataatcaaaTAGCCCACGAAATCAATTTGTCTCAATACCTTTGTTCTAACAATTTCAACTGCAAGTGCCTACGTGCGATTGAATATGGCGTCCGAGGTCACTGACCCCAAAGCGCCAGAGCTCGCATGGCATCCCGGGTAAAAATAGCCCCTTTTCCAAGCCTCTATAGCCTTCGTACACGCATTGGCTATTTACTGGAGAACAGAGAAATTTGCGTACAACATTGAAGGCGTAATAGACTATGCGTGCGCAAGAGTCACGCTCTGACGTTTTGTGTTCACTGGATTTTGCCTGACAATGTATTGTATGTCAGATGTAGATTGTGATGGCGCCATGAGCTGTTTCTCAATTATGATTAtggtaaataatttttaacctACATAAAACAAGAGCATTTTGTATTAGTCTGTGTTGATTAATTGGTAAGCTCACAGAGTGGTCCCACATGACATATTATAAGTTGTTGTGCTATCTACAAACTTTTGTGTATTAAGGGTACATAGATATAGGAACTAGTAAAAACAAATGCATGACATTGCAAAGGATATCACCACCACAATAACATTTTGTGTTTTGTACGTTTATGCAAAGTAAGAAAAACACTGATTTGTATCTTGTCAATCTCATTATGCAAAACATTATCTTATAATGCCAATGGAATGCGCTTTTTGTTGCTTGCAAAGGATGATTTGTTTCAGAATTCAAACAGGTATTCGCGAGGCGCCTACGCATCAAATCCCAGGCGATATATCACTAGAGCGACGGTTCTCTTTATGCAATCAAGTCACTAACAATGCAAGTCTTTGCCTATCAGGATTTATTACTTTACCCTCACAATACGACTCAGGAATCCTTTTATACCTCCAATTGCCTTTTTAGATTTAAAAAACTGTAGTATTTTTGTTCTCGACAAAGTAAGAACAAGGTACTAATTGGTCACGCAAATGTTGTAAGTGTTAACTAAAATCTGTAGGTATTTGGAGGACGAGAGTTATGTAACGTGAGTGTTCAGTAACAGTTAACGACTTCACACGTAAAACgtatttatagaattttaattttacacaaCCTTGACTGATATTATTTGAACAAAGTGCTTATTTCAAAGATATCAAGTTACTTCTTCTTGATCCAGATCTTACCAACTATGGTCTGACTTTTCATAAGAGCCTCcaaattatttgaaatcaaaaccTTTGAATACGTGGTCTGTAATTTCGTGTACCTTGACACATTTTTACTAAAACAACCCACTGATTAAAAAGCTTATAAAGTACGGTATGAATTAACTATGAAACCCACGGTAGATACGATACATGATGAGTAGTTGCGTGACATTTCAAAGCTTCCTCATCGGTAAGAACAGAGGAGGGAAGGTCGTGTCGGTAATACCAAATTACTGGCAATTAACATACAAAGAGATATCTTGACTAGATGACCGCCCACTGCACAAACCTGCGGGCTTAATCATGCGTTGATTGAGGTTTAAAATACGTACTTACCTACAACATTCTAGGTAGACGTTGAAAGAATAGGCGTATCGACATTCTTGAGTTAACCACTCATAGGTCAGTATAGGCTTAATATAAAAGTTAAGGGCATAAAACACAAAGTAATTCTTGTACCTAGACATGAACGAATATAAAAAGTGCTAAATATGgacataataaaattgtatgaagTAGGCTTACAGCTGCTTAACATTTTACTTGAGCAAGATCATCTTGTGAGTCAGATGCAAACATGGTAGATAAGATCGTTGTACTTATACAGTGGAACACAATAGGAAAAACATAAGTGTTGCATAAGATATGAATGTAAAACATACAAGTTCCAATTTAAGAGATAATAATCAAATATAGGATGAATTTAATAGAACGttttaatattatctaataacaagggaaaataaatacattaacaaGCTTTATTCCTCAAATTATGTACTCAAGTTttgatttatgaaaataaaacgcATCTCAATTAGCTGTGTTTAATAAAAAGCGATATAGATTACACGTGATTTAACAAATTCTTATGAAGACTTTTAGTCTCAATTGCAGTATATTATAGCGTTATGAAATTTTCTTGTTCTGAGCAACCAGAGCAACATGAAGAATATGTTCCGGATCTCCACTAAACAAATGAAGACGGATAGCTTGACTGATGTGAAGCAATCCATCCAGCCATAAATAACATAAGTGGCAATTGTTCCTCTTCGTTATCttcgtaattaattatttatcccATACATTGTGCGCCACAGTACATTACTCAATGCCTGCGTGCAAGACTACCTCGATTACCATAGTGACACGCGAATCTTAGAACCAGTACTGCAGCATCACGGTCGTGAAGTAGGTGAGGGTCCCCAACTGCTTCCGAATGGCACATAAACACAGTAATTGGATATTAAGTAGTAATTGCTTTACCGGTTGGGTTGGTGGACATAAAGCTGATGCCTCATTATTGTTTAGTACTGGTTGTACGAATGATAAAGTAAATAAGCATACTAATCAGGAAGGCGAAAGGTCAGGTCTATGAATTTACTTTACTAGTGTCTTGAGAGAGGGCTGTCTTATAAGATTCTCTTGATATATTGAGGTCGTGCATCTGGTCCTAATGCACTGTAGGGCAGAGCTAATGAACACTTGATTTCAAGCCTATGCAAGTACGTATTAATTGCCTCTCTTGAGTGCTAGACCAACTAACTAACTATGAGAAAgtctcaaattaaactttagGATACAAGCGACCGTCATCATTAATTCCTAAGTTTGAAATACTGCAACCACGACAGCATGTTTCCTGACTGGCTCGACTTTTTGCCTGTCTATGAAGCTGTCGTTTATCCAATTAAAGCTAGACGAGAATAATAAATCATGTAAGTCTGTTCAATTATCAGAATCTTCGTAATTGTGGAACAATACGTTCTTTTGTCCCACGGTTGGTTAATGGTTCTATTTACCGCCACATAATCGATGTCTAGTTCAAGGCATGGTGTTGGAAGTGATGTATGCGAAGTCTATAACTCCCGTACAGCCGCAGTGATAGCTTCCGCGTTTGTCGTGGTTTTGAAACTCCATTTACATGATTCGTTCGAGATATTTTGTGTGAACGTTGTATCATCGATGGATATGGATATCGATAACCAGGAAATTTTGCAGATATCAAACCGTTTTTTCGCAACATTCGTGCATCAAGACGCTTTAGAATTTTAACTAATGAAGCCTCTCAACGCGGAAGTGCAAAAACCTTAcaaattagtatagatatcaaCGACCTTCGTATCCAAACGTGACGGCTCATAATCCAAATTACGCATTATATCAAAAACAAATGCTTGTCGACATGTGCGCTCATTTGTTTCGCAAGTTCGACAATGAGATGGTGAGATTGGTAGTCGCGTGCGCGTCCGGTGTGCTAGTCAACTGTTGACGCAACGGCCTTTGATTCGGCATGGAGCCAGACGAGTTTTGAACGGGATATGGCCAATGTCGATCGATGTTGGGAAATTGCATGAGAACTTGTCGATAGTGTTGTTGTATGGCAGCATGTACCTACTTTGAAACATTGAGCACAAACACGATGAAATAGGATAAGAGGAtcgatttggcatagttttCCGCCATAGTTAGCCGCCATCAAACGTAAAAGTTTGGCGAGTTTAGATTTAAGAAACACAccaatgtaattattaaaatttcaataaattaaaaaaatatatatatgattAGGTATCGTAAAAGATAATGTTTTGAATGTATTCTGGTCTGCTGTatcttatagtttttttttctttgtttcagatCAATATGAAGCACGAGAAATGACCATGTGTAAGCTCAAGAAATCAGTTAACGACATAACATTGGAATGACAGTGGTGAGCATCATATTACTAGAATTATTTATCggataattaaaataacaatagcaTTTTTCCTGATGTTAATCATGTTGTGGGAGATATGCCTCATAGCTCTGTCCTGTAACCTTACTAGAGTCAGTTGCCAACTTACGCTTTCGCGGGAAATTTCCTGATCGATTTAAGGAAATAGAGTAGAATGCGAGTGAATTGAAGTACACGCTAACATAAATGTCACTTTACATTTATATAGCTCaaactttctcatttatttaattagcaGGATATAATTAATTAGTCATAAAACAGTTGAACATGTTAATTTTGCGTGCACAGATACAATAGAGCCGCAAAATGTCGCAGTCAGCGCTGGGCCTCGGCGGGGAGCGGAGGTACTCGGTGCCGTCCAACCCGCTGATGCACGACCATCGGGGCATGCACTCTGAGGACCTGCATGCCTGGTCGATTTACAGGTAAATAccataaaatactagctttccAATTATGTAGGTGGCGATAGCAGTGAACTTCGGCCTTCCTAACAAGCCTTCTGGTCTGGTCTAAAAGCAGGGCATAGTATTCATTGTTTATGTGACAAGGTCACTACTTCCATACTTTAGGTAGTATACCAAGTTACCCACGTATGCCTTACAACAGTAAAGCAGCTTATAGGACGATTGGACTACAAAAGCTTAGGCTTTATTCTCAATGTTACCTACTAAGATATTTTTAGCATTCCACAGGAATTTAACCCAAATAAAGACTAGGTACCACAAATTACCTACTAACAAAAAACAGTATTGTCATACGCCGTGAGAACCGTGGCAGTAACACAGATCTTGTGTACGATAAGCCTTTGTTAATGAATGTGCGTCAAATAAACATAATTGTGTCATGTTTTAGGCAAAACCTGAACTCGGACTTCACTGACAGTGCATTGGGGAGCACGGACAAGAGCCCACTGCCTTATGGGAACTTCCAGCTGAGGGATACTACCGTACAGTCCATATTATCGCATCCTCGATATGGACCTAAGTGAGAACCTACATCTTCTATTAGCTTTATTAAGGAAGTACTTCTTGAATGTGTCACCCTTCCTGATAGCCTACCACGATCTTGCTTGTTAACTATAACATTAGCGCGTTCGTGCAAGACCCTCGGTATGTTAATTAGCACCTATCTATTTCGGAAGGCGGTAGCAACATAATATTCgcatgataaataaaacatgcaaTATTAACACTGCGTGAATCTGGTATCGTAAACTCCATAAATTCTAGTACTTACCTTCACGAACTCGCATTGTTTAACTATTAAAATTGGCAATAATTCATAAAAACCGATTGTAACATACGTACAGTTTATTACTTATTACGGAATCGGCCTCGTCGTTAATGAAATTTATGTCACGGTTTACCTTACCTTGCCCTACAGCAGTTTAACACTTTGTCACCAGATCGGCGCTCGGCTCCAATATGTATACGTACCTGAAGTTCGGGCTACCTCGGGTGTTTCCGCCGAACCACAACGGATCCCAGCGGTCTGGTACTCCTAAGCCGAAGACTTCCATTGGAAGTGGCATGAAACCAGTGCCCAGGTAATTTTGGAAAGTTATTCTACTCTACTGTCCTCTAATTGAGAAAATTTAAATGACTCGAGTGTACTTCATTGAGCATTATACCTTTGCATATGGATTCATTGATGAAAGGATTGGAAGGATTGagataaaagtagttttaagtGTATATCATTACTGGATTTTCGACTAAAATAACGACCTCCCTAAAGAAATGCAATGCTTAAAAGTACAGCTTGAATCAGACCATTCGCAATGCATctaatatttttgcatttctCAATAGGATCCAAAGGCAAAGTCGAGGTATGCGAGAAACTTCATCAGGATACGACAGTTCGGACAACGAGACCACCACAAACTATAAGTACAGTCGAAAGTATCGCTCTGACCCGGATTTTAGGATGCAAAACGTACATCCTTCTCTGCAGGTAAATACTTTCTACTAAAACATGTCTCGATAAAACCAAAACAAGTATTCGTAAAGATCAGATTTTGTGGAACTTGGTAGTCGTTTTTCGGAATTTAACACATAACTGTAAGACTCACTACTACTACAATATCATTGCTTGCTACAATTTTGAGTCCGATCTTCATCCTCATTTAGTAACCGAGCGAACCAGTATCCGAGTTGTCTTAAAAAGTCCTGACGGCTTTtgacttaaaatataaatgaagcAGGGATCCAATAATTCACTAATTTCCCTTAACTATTTCAACAGCCTAATACCGGCGTCCCAGTAGTAGCGATGCAGCAAGCAGGAATCCGCGGCGACGGCCAGTGGACGAACTCGCGCCACAAGTCCGTCAGTGAAGCAAACCTGCTCGGTATAGACGCGCGACCACAACGCACACACTACAGCAATAGGAGAAACAGTGTCGCTGATTATGTGCCCGATGGAGACCACCAAAGGTATGATGCACGATGCACCCCtactaaataggtacctaataggtAGAATTTGAATACACTTTTTCTCagctttatttatatccgttcaGTAATACCCACCCTCTAATCCATAGGGCACTTGCCCGGGATTATATATTCACCACTCTGCAGGGTTAAGAGGATTGTCCTAATTGGATAAGGATTTTTATTTCTCTGAGAAAATGCGTTAAATATTGGTTTATCCTCTTCTTCTCTTCCATCTTTGGAGAATTTTCAATAGAGAAAGACATAGGCCCAGACATATTGACACCAGTACAATGgctttaataaatgtattcttTCAGCTACTTAATGTCACCTTCGCACCTGGGCGGTCGCATGTCTAAGGCCGGCAGCCACATGTCTATCGCACAGTCTAGGAAACACTCCACACTGAGACCGGGAGACCACCTAGACGGATACACGCATTCCGCGTATATTTACCCTAATTATTATGTGAGTACATTTCATTATTAAAGGCCCTTGCCAAATATACAAGAAATATTTAGTATTCATCTTTTGGGTAAGTAAGATTGACGATCTGCAAAAGGCTGATGATGCTTCAAGTTTACTATTGGGCTATTTATGGACACGTTGGGAAAGTCAGCCTGGAAAGTCTAGCGGTGCCCTTAAACTGAATAGGAGGACAATGGGGAtcttattaaaatgaatttatgaataaagaatttaattttcgATTTCCAGGTAAACAGTTTAGAAATAACAGCGCCAGAAAACAAGTCAACTCTTTTAGTATCTGGGCTAAGCTTCGAGGTGAAGTCGGGAGAAATCCTGGCTGTATTAGCAACATCCCATCACGAAGCTACAGGACTATTAGATGTTCTAGCTGGTGTACGAAAGGTAAAATATTacgtttaattattttgtcaacCATTATATAATTTTCTTCGACGCCTATCTTTATCAATCTTCGCGATTTGTTCTAGAAACTGACGGGAGACATAGTCATCAACGGCCAGCCGGTTGCGTCATCAACTCTTCGGAAGGTAGCCGCGTACGTACGTAAGGATACATCGCTATGTGCCGCGATGACAGTAGAACATACCTTGAGGTTCCACGCTGCGTTGAGAAGACCCCGGAACAACGGACAAGTGAAGATGGATGACAGAGATCGGGTATGTATCATAAAGACCCATCCTCATGCCCATGCAATCTATAAAAGTTAAAGCTACTAAACAATACCTTCATAGGTATTAATGGATCTCAGAACTTTGCAGCTTGGCGCTACTATCAATGAGGAAACTGATCTTAAAAACCATTTGCCAAGTTTTGGAATCTTCAACTCATTGCATGTTAAGATGCACAAAACATCCTAAATTAAATCTCATAAACACATTATGATTTCTATAACCAGATGTATTATGCTTTTCAGATAAACCTCCTAATAGAAGAACTAGGACTCGAACAAGTCAGGGACACAAACGTGGGACGTTTAACTCGTTCCGAAATCCGACGCCTGAACGTAGCATGTCAACTTCTCTTAGACATGGCCATATTAATTCTTGATCAACCCACAAAGGAAATGGATATATTTGACACCTTCTTCCTGGTGGAATATTTGAGGAATTGGGCCAGTACTGGAAGAGTGGTTATCATGTCGCTGCATCCACCTACTTATGAGATTTTTGCTATGCTTACAAAGGTGTGTATGACTTTgaacaagtttttatttaacttttcttaggtttttctaattttcagtGTCCTTCTACTTCTCGAGGTAGTATTAATGGTTTAATATGCTTTCTCTTCATTCCAGGTGGTTTTAATATCAGCCGGTAGAACGATGTTCAGCGGGTACAGAAGGGATATGTTGCCATATTTTGCCTCCATCGATTATCCCTGCCCTGCTTTCAAGAACCCCTCGGACTACtatcgtaagcatatttttggtttggcAGATTTCACTGATGCATTAATTAACAGCAACTTAAGCAtatttctatttctttttgctcAGCATTCTCAATCATCAGGTTTTAAATGAGATACCTTATTTATATTCAGATTacctacaatattttgataagcTTCATTACATTTTGCCGGAAGGCAACTATTACCTTTTACTATAAGCTTGTAAGATAATTAACTTGGCTATGAATTTCGGATCCTCTTCTATTCGATCGACTAGACTGCACACCAAGTTCAATTtccataaattattaatttgtgttACTGCTTATTAACAAAACCCATTCCATGCAGGCTTCACAATAAAATTCCATTTCTTCTTTTCCAGTGGATCTTGTCACACTAGATGACCTATCAGCGGCAGCGATGCTAGAGTCTTCAGGGCGTATCTCTGCGCTAGCGAACGTGTTCGCGGGAGCGCACGCAGCGCccgagccgccgccgcccgTGCCGCTGCCCGCGCCGCTCACCCGGCACAACGTGCTCGTGCAGGCCGCTGCGCTTATACAGTACGTAGTTCCCTTAATAATGCGTAGACAAGATAAAGCTGAATATGTTCGGCTTATTCTGGAGATTATCCATCCACAAGCAGTCCTTGTGTCTAGTGTGCGCTAGTCTTGTTGATGGATTAAAAAACGTGCGAAAACCACGATTCAAAAGACATTGTGACGCATATCAGTGATATTGTCAGCCTACTTATGCATCTGTTATTTATGCTTCTTCTTCTGTATTTCCAGAAAGAGTCTGTTATACACACAATCGACAACTATATCGAACGTGATAACACGAGTACTCCTCGCGGCTGTCATGTCGCTGATCACGGGCGCCATATTTTGGGACCTTCCATCCACAGACCCTGCGGTAAGTGCAAACTAAACTTTCAGCTGTTTGCCGGATTACGACTAAGTTTAAGCGACTCGCCTTATTAGCAACTTTTCTTATTCCAAATCAATAAAAGTAGATACTCAGCAATCAGTTAGAACAAGAGAGGACCCCACTCAATAAAGATGGGAAAAGACTCATCaacatcatctacctagccttttctcaactacgtcggcatccagtctaacTGGTTGCAGCTGAGAagcagtattttacaaggagccatatctgacctcctcaacccagttaccagcaTTGCACAAAATCTTATCTATTAATCTTAGGTTCTCATCATACTTTCTCTTACAGTTAACACAAAATGACCGTGTAGGATACCACTACACTGTAATGTGCCTTACTGTGTGGCCGATCCTTCTGTGGCTGAGTGCGAGAGAAGCGAGTTCCATGCGACATCACGTGGAAAGAGATATCGCCGTCGGACTGTACTCCAGAACTGTGTTCATATTGTTCGATGTGAGTTTGTTTTGTCTTTATATTTTCAGCCTGATAAGCGCCTGATATATGAGAAGCAAATATCTTTGAAATTTTGGTTTACTACACCAAAATTTCAAAGATATTTTCTAAACAAAGCTGGCTCCTTATTTGCCAGATCGAATATGATTTGTTCAAACGTTAGCCGTATTCGAGTTGAAGCACTGGACACCGTTAGACCCAGTCTGGAACTCATTCTAGAGATCTTATGGGATATTAGACTCTAGACTGCTTTATTTTGCACTTATAGCATTCGATAAATGATCAAATAACAatgttaaattattatcatcaaAAGAAAATCTGGCAAAGAAATTATCTTTGCCAGATTTTCTTTTAGGCTTACACGGGCTAAGGATTCTGTTTTCTCCACACTgcgaagtcttgaattttagttgtaatattttataacgtTGTTTATATTCCAGCAACTCCTAGAGGTATGGTCAGCGTGTATAACGTGGCTGGCGTACCTGGTGCCAAGCTACGCCATGACAGGCCTGTATGCGCAGGCACCAGCCTCCTTCGACGGTTTCTATTATTACttaggtatgtacatatttacctacAATTTGAGAAGAAATGATTTGGTAGAATATTCCTTATTTAGAAATCAAATGGGGCATGCTGTCTGCTTGCCATATTTATTCCCAAATGAAAGCTATAGAAAGGGTTATATAGATGTttaaataaccataaaaataaagagGACCACTATTATATTTCACTAGGTGCACGATGTGCGAGCTTACACACATTGAAGCACCTAAATCTTCCTTGCCAAGTAATATGCTGACGTCTATATACATGAATATTTTCCTATATTTCAGGTTACATGCTGGTCTACTTAATAAGCATACAAATGTTATGTCGAGCGACAATATTCATTGTGCCAATGGAGAAGACTGCAGCTATCATATCAGGGTTCTGCTTGCTACTAAGCACGTTGGTCAATGGCGTGATGATACACGAACGGGATTTGCCGTACTACGTCACGTGGCTACAGTATGTGTCTCCTTCGAGATGGACGATCCCAGAATTATTGGGAAGAGAACTGAGTGAAGTTGCCTTGAGGAGCAGTATTAGTAAGGATGTGAGGTGTCCTAATAAAcaagtgagtaaaatattttaggtataGCTTTAAGCTTTACATTCGCAGATTCGAAACTTCTTTCTCATCATATCTGTCCAAATTTTCACTGAAATTAGTGCATATTGTTTCCAAGTAGACGAGCTGATTTACATGCTTTCAAATTGAGTCAGTACAGCTGATAATGGAGTTTTGAATGAAACAGTGACATTCTTCTATCATCAAAACCATTATTCAAAAGAAGCGATATTATTTCCTCTAcgaatataaaatatagtatgTAATTTCCCACTTCCGTAacatttaaataggtatattttttggcCAGTCGACTAAAGcttcgtttttattttcagagaCCATACCAAGA
Protein-coding regions in this window:
- the LOC124630795 gene encoding ATP-binding cassette sub-family G member 8; this encodes MSQSALGLGGERRYSVPSNPLMHDHRGMHSEDLHAWSIYRQNLNSDFTDSALGSTDKSPLPYGNFQLRDTTVQSILSHPRYGPKSALGSNMYTYLKFGLPRVFPPNHNGSQRSGTPKPKTSIGSGMKPVPRIQRQSRGMRETSSGYDSSDNETTTNYKYSRKYRSDPDFRMQNVHPSLQPNTGVPVVAMQQAGIRGDGQWTNSRHKSVSEANLLGIDARPQRTHYSNRRNSVADYVPDGDHQSYLMSPSHLGGRMSKAGSHMSIAQSRKHSTLRPGDHLDGYTHSAYIYPNYYVNSLEITAPENKSTLLVSGLSFEVKSGEILAVLATSHHEATGLLDVLAGVRKKLTGDIVINGQPVASSTLRKVAAYVRKDTSLCAAMTVEHTLRFHAALRRPRNNGQVKMDDRDRINLLIEELGLEQVRDTNVGRLTRSEIRRLNVACQLLLDMAILILDQPTKEMDIFDTFFLVEYLRNWASTGRVVIMSLHPPTYEIFAMLTKVVLISAGRTMFSGYRRDMLPYFASIDYPCPAFKNPSDYYLDLVTLDDLSAAAMLESSGRISALANVFAGAHAAPEPPPPVPLPAPLTRHNVLVQAAALIQKSLLYTQSTTISNVITRVLLAAVMSLITGAIFWDLPSTDPALTQNDRVGYHYTVMCLTVWPILLWLSAREASSMRHHVERDIAVGLYSRTVFILFDQLLEVWSACITWLAYLVPSYAMTGLYAQAPASFDGFYYYLGYMLVYLISIQMLCRATIFIVPMEKTAAIISGFCLLLSTLVNGVMIHERDLPYYVTWLQYVSPSRWTIPELLGRELSEVALRSSISKDVRCPNKQRPYQDIIVQSPCPPPNGTQVLSNFEYIRSDHLWEWTDESFLIALAIFYAVFAFVALVAFVADCTKYTKRKDLTSRKGHKVSVNTP